TAACATCAGGTAGCGGAACTTTATTAAAAATCAAATCATGTGTTTTCCAGGCCATGAAATTCAGATTTGTGTTCACCGATTTTTCCAATAAATTGTTTTTGGCAAACAGTGTTCCTTTTTCACCGGGAGTTAAAAATACTTCACGGTTTTCGGTAAGTAAATCATTGTTTGTATTGATTACCTGTACCTTGCCTGTTTTCACTGTTACTTCAATGGCCTCGGTTCCCGGGTAGGCGCACACGTTAAAAGAGGTACCTAAAACTTTTACCTGTGCATCGCCGGCATGTATAACAAACGGTTTTTCGGGATTTGGTTTTACATCAAAAAATGCCTCGCCAATAATGGTTACTTCGCGTATGTCGCCTATAAATTTTTTTGGAAACAAAAGTTTCGAGTTGCTGTTTAAGGCCACTACCGAACCATCGGGTAAAACATATTCCTGTACAACCTGGTTTTGTGCCGAAATAATTTCGCTGTAAACTGTCGGAACCTGGTTTCTGAAACCAATAAAATAACCAATAGAGCCCAGTAAAAGCGCAACAACCACTATAGCAGCGTATTTGTAAAATTGTGCAATTACCTCCTTTCTTTTTGTTTTGTGCTGAATAGATTTTACTTTCGACGGGCTTATTTGTGTATGTACATTTGTCCAGGCGGTGTTCGTGTCGAACTTTTTAGCCTGAATGTATGTGTCAATTTTTCTGAGCATGCTTTTGTTTTGCTCAAATTCTTTCCGGTTGTCGTCTGATTGACTTAACCAGTCCTCCACCTGCAATTTTTCATGAGAATTACATTCGTTGCTTTCGTACTTCGCAAGCAATTCCCAATTAAATTTTTCGTTGTTCTCCTTTTTCTTCATCGCATTTAAATGACAATACACAAATAATTTACCCCTAATCCATTTCTTTTTTGAAAGCACTAACAAAAAACAGGAAGGTGTTATATTCTTTTAATTTATCTCGTAATGTTTTGAGTGCCAGCCCCATTTGGGCCTCAACCGTTTTAACCGACAATTTTAACTTATCGGCAATTTCGCGGTATTTTAATCCTTCTTCGCGACTGAGTCGGAATATTTCGCGTCGTTTTTCGGGAAGAGACTCTATACTTTCTTCAATTTTTCGCGCCAAATCCACTTCAATAAAATTATCGCTGAAATGATTGGTTTCTACCTCGGCAATAAAGTTTTTTGCATGTTGCAAACGCACATTGTTGTGTTTGATAAAATTCAGGCATAAATTTTTTATAGACTTAAACAGGTAGTTTTTAACCGAACTGTCGATGGTGAGCAGTGTTCGTTTTTCCCACAATTTCACAAAAAATTCCTGAACGATTTCTTCGGCCGCAATTTCATCTTCTATAATTTTTGAAGCAAATACACACAGGTGGGCATAATATGTTTTAAAAAGATGCTCAAAAGCCCTTTCGTTTCCTTGTTTTATTTTTTCGAATAAATCTTTTTCCTCGATAGATTTCATTATGAAACAGTTCAGTCTGTATTCGCTAAGGTATGAAAAAGAAGTACTCCGGAAAAGACCATTATTATGTTTATTAAAAATTGGTCATTTTGTGGATAGGATTAAGCTGTTAATTTTGTGGACTTAAACAATTAATAAAAGGAGAATGAGGAAAACAGAGAAGGTGAAATTTCCGAAGGCGTTTTGGGTAGCTAACGCGGTAGAATTATTAGAAAGAGCTGCATATTACGGAGTATTTATTGTAATTACGCTTTACCTGTCGCGAATTTTAGGATTTAACGATTTTCAGGCCGCCATGTTGGCCGGATCGTTTTCCGCAGGATTATACCTGTTGCCCACTTTTGCAGGCGCAATTGCTGATAAAATAGGTTTTAAAAAGTCGTTGATTATCGCTTTTTCGCTGCTTTCAGTTGGTTATTTAGCCATGGGTGTTTTACCAACCATGTTAGAGTCGGCAGGTTTGGTCGAATACACAAAAACAACGCAGTTTCATGGATTGCGCCAAAGTGGTTATAAATGGATAATTATTCCAATTATGCTGGTAATTATGATTGGTGGATCGTTTATAAAATCGTGTATTACCGGAACTGTTGCACGTGAAACAACAGAGGAAACACGGGCCCAGGGGTATTCCATTTTTTATATGATGGTAAATATTGGTGCCTTTTCGGGCAAAACAATTGTAAAACCTTTACGCGATGCCATGGGAAATGAAGGTTTGGTTACACTTAATTATTTTGCCGCCGGTGTTACTTTTTTAGCTGTTATTTTGGTTTTCTTTTTTTATAAAGCAAGTGATAAACACGGCGAAGTAAAAACATTTAAAGAAATTACCTCTGCCCTGGTAAAAGTGCTTACAAACGTTAGATTGTTGTTGTTAATCATTATTATAACCGGTTTTTGGATGGTGCAGCATCAATTGTATGCTACCATGCCAAAATATGTGTTACGTTTGGCTGGCGAGGGTAGCGCCATTTCGTGGTTTGCCAATGTAAATCCGCTGGTTGTATTCCTTACCGTTGGAATTGTAACACAGTTAATGCGTAAAAAAACATCGCTGTTTTCAATGACTGTTGGAATGTTTATTATGCCGGTTTCGGCACTTGCAATGGCTTCGGGTAATCTTTTCGGAAGCGAACCTATTCTGGGTTTTCATCCGGTTGCACTGATGATGATTGTGGGTATTGTGTTTCAGGGTTTAGCCGAAACTTTTATCTCGCCACGTTATCTGGAATACTTTTCGTTGCAGGCACCAAAAGGTGAAGAAGGACTTTATCTTGGTTTTAGTCATTTACACTCTTTCCTTTCATCTATTTTGGGTTTTGGGCTATCGGGATATTTACTTACAAAATATTGCCCCGATCCCTTGTTGTTTGATACCCATGAAGCGTGGCAGGCAGCAGCTGTAAATGCCCATTACATTTGGTATTATTTTGTTGGAATTGCTTCGGTAGCAGCCGTTTCTTTGATTGTTTACGGACAAATTGTAAAACGTATCGATTCAAAACAAGAATTGGCAAAATAGCTGATTTTTAAAAATATGGGATACCTCTCTGAGTTTATTTCGGGGAGGTATTTTTTTGTGGCAAAAAACTTTTTCAAATAGTTTTTGCTAATTCAACTGAAATAATT
The sequence above is a segment of the uncultured Draconibacterium sp. genome. Coding sequences within it:
- a CDS encoding FecR domain-containing protein — encoded protein: MKKKENNEKFNWELLAKYESNECNSHEKLQVEDWLSQSDDNRKEFEQNKSMLRKIDTYIQAKKFDTNTAWTNVHTQISPSKVKSIQHKTKRKEVIAQFYKYAAIVVVALLLGSIGYFIGFRNQVPTVYSEIISAQNQVVQEYVLPDGSVVALNSNSKLLFPKKFIGDIREVTIIGEAFFDVKPNPEKPFVIHAGDAQVKVLGTSFNVCAYPGTEAIEVTVKTGKVQVINTNNDLLTENREVFLTPGEKGTLFAKNNLLEKSVNTNLNFMAWKTHDLIFNKVPLPDVIRCLEKVYHIDIELTEPELNDLLYEGHFDGKPIDFVLDVIRLTFNLELSVDNELYTLSSRTNKQ
- a CDS encoding RNA polymerase sigma-70 factor produces the protein MKSIEEKDLFEKIKQGNERAFEHLFKTYYAHLCVFASKIIEDEIAAEEIVQEFFVKLWEKRTLLTIDSSVKNYLFKSIKNLCLNFIKHNNVRLQHAKNFIAEVETNHFSDNFIEVDLARKIEESIESLPEKRREIFRLSREEGLKYREIADKLKLSVKTVEAQMGLALKTLRDKLKEYNTFLFFVSAFKKEMD
- a CDS encoding MFS transporter: MRKTEKVKFPKAFWVANAVELLERAAYYGVFIVITLYLSRILGFNDFQAAMLAGSFSAGLYLLPTFAGAIADKIGFKKSLIIAFSLLSVGYLAMGVLPTMLESAGLVEYTKTTQFHGLRQSGYKWIIIPIMLVIMIGGSFIKSCITGTVARETTEETRAQGYSIFYMMVNIGAFSGKTIVKPLRDAMGNEGLVTLNYFAAGVTFLAVILVFFFYKASDKHGEVKTFKEITSALVKVLTNVRLLLLIIIITGFWMVQHQLYATMPKYVLRLAGEGSAISWFANVNPLVVFLTVGIVTQLMRKKTSLFSMTVGMFIMPVSALAMASGNLFGSEPILGFHPVALMMIVGIVFQGLAETFISPRYLEYFSLQAPKGEEGLYLGFSHLHSFLSSILGFGLSGYLLTKYCPDPLLFDTHEAWQAAAVNAHYIWYYFVGIASVAAVSLIVYGQIVKRIDSKQELAK